The following proteins are co-located in the Leptospira weilii genome:
- a CDS encoding SRPBCC family protein — MIKNNVETIIENNKVIYKRHFDVSIDLLFEVWSSQEHLLQWWGPDGFTLTTKSMDFSNGGIWDFIMHGPDGHDYKNKIQFIDIKKPHYIYYKHLGDGEGAEDVDFQSKIIFEEAGEGTNLTMEQIFPSKEELERVNNKYGAIEGGIQHIGKLGKYLEVLK, encoded by the coding sequence ATGATAAAAAATAACGTTGAGACAATCATCGAAAACAACAAAGTCATTTATAAAAGACACTTCGATGTATCGATCGATCTTCTCTTCGAGGTATGGTCGTCTCAGGAGCATCTTTTGCAGTGGTGGGGTCCAGATGGCTTTACATTGACGACTAAAAGTATGGATTTTTCAAACGGTGGAATTTGGGACTTCATCATGCATGGTCCTGACGGACATGACTATAAAAACAAAATTCAATTTATAGACATTAAAAAACCTCATTACATTTACTATAAACATCTTGGTGACGGCGAAGGCGCTGAGGATGTTGATTTTCAATCGAAAATTATATTCGAAGAAGCTGGCGAAGGCACGAACCTAACAATGGAACAGATTTTCCCGAGCAAAGAAGAACTTGAAAGAGTTAACAACAAATATGGTGCAATTGAAGGTGGTATTCAGCATATTGGCAAGCTTGGTAAATACTTAGAGGTACTTAAATAG
- a CDS encoding ArsR/SmtB family transcription factor, whose translation MNAFAALADDTRRKIVKLVAKNGELTSTEISQNFKMSPPAISQHLKVLKEAKVLHMKKEAQKRIYSLNDSGMNEMENWLLDIKNLWNKRLDNLDKYVLKIKKEKSHDKK comes from the coding sequence ATGAATGCTTTTGCTGCTTTGGCAGACGATACGAGAAGAAAAATTGTGAAATTGGTGGCCAAGAACGGGGAACTTACCTCGACTGAAATAAGCCAAAATTTTAAAATGAGTCCGCCCGCTATTTCACAACACTTAAAAGTGTTAAAAGAAGCGAAAGTTCTTCACATGAAGAAAGAGGCCCAAAAACGTATCTATAGCCTTAACGATTCGGGAATGAATGAAATGGAAAATTGGCTACTAGATATTAAAAATCTATGGAATAAACGCTTGGATAATTTGGATAAATATGTTCTAAAAATAAAAAAGGAAAAATCCCATGATAAAAAATAA